In Vagococcus hydrophili, one DNA window encodes the following:
- a CDS encoding DUF1129 family protein has protein sequence MTKEEKLIEKNNQLREQLTVENKEYYEKVLIYIRTKSLFHEELDTELILMELLQDILEAQENSESAESFFGKNPQPMLDKLLEQLPTVDSKKRIKLVLMVFGISSLFSLFSSLTRINPSINFLALLFNGLISLVFVKIIFSMMNQFTFKPNASKKKEYVIVFLISFLFFGLTFVSNYLGGFWLSIHVPSMTGLFLTWGGLVIYALWILLKKKKEYYYSILSLALLNFIPTVQHIPSVNGLLASNTNKTIFIVVIVVLIYGSMYINLRKMRKE, from the coding sequence ATGACTAAAGAAGAAAAATTAATTGAAAAAAATAATCAGTTGCGAGAACAATTAACGGTTGAAAATAAAGAGTATTATGAAAAAGTCTTAATTTATATTAGAACAAAATCTTTATTTCATGAGGAATTAGATACAGAGCTGATTTTAATGGAGCTGTTGCAAGATATCTTAGAAGCACAAGAAAACAGTGAAAGTGCAGAAAGTTTTTTCGGGAAAAATCCGCAACCAATGTTAGATAAATTGCTGGAACAATTACCGACTGTAGATAGTAAAAAAAGAATAAAATTAGTCTTAATGGTCTTTGGAATTAGCTCACTGTTCTCGTTGTTTTCCAGCTTAACGAGAATCAATCCAAGTATTAATTTTTTGGCATTATTATTTAACGGACTAATTAGTTTGGTCTTTGTAAAGATTATCTTTTCAATGATGAATCAGTTTACCTTTAAACCAAATGCGAGTAAAAAAAAGGAGTATGTTATTGTTTTCTTAATTAGTTTTCTATTTTTTGGTCTAACTTTTGTATCAAATTATTTAGGTGGTTTTTGGCTAAGTATACATGTGCCTTCTATGACAGGCTTATTTCTGACTTGGGGAGGTCTAGTAATTTATGCGTTGTGGATTCTCTTAAAGAAGAAAAAGGAGTACTACTATTCGATTTTAAGTTTAGCTTTACTAAATTTCATTCCAACCGTTCAACATATACCAAGTGTTAATGGGTTACTTGCTTCTAACACGAATAAAACAATTTTTATTGTGGTCATCGTGGTTTTAATTTACGGATCGATGTATATAAATTTACGGAAAATGAGAAAAGAATAA
- a CDS encoding ECF transporter S component — protein MSIIFLFSFTPLGFINLGFIKATLVHIPVIIGGIVLGPRIGALLGLTFGVLSIAINTTAPSALSFAFSPFIPVLGTNETSLWSLVIALVPRILTGVVPFYVFKWLQKRELKTKTSLFLAGVSGSLVNTILVMNLIYFVFQDAYATAKQMEVGAGLYKAVLSVILINGVPEALVAGIATSAVAFILLKVYHKNRT, from the coding sequence ATGTCGATTATTTTTCTATTTTCCTTTACACCACTTGGATTTATCAATTTAGGTTTTATTAAAGCCACACTTGTCCATATCCCTGTAATCATTGGAGGCATTGTTTTAGGACCTCGCATTGGGGCTCTTTTAGGTTTAACATTTGGTGTGTTAAGTATTGCTATCAATACCACTGCACCTTCCGCTTTGTCTTTTGCTTTTTCTCCCTTTATTCCGGTACTTGGTACGAACGAAACCAGTCTTTGGTCTTTAGTGATTGCCTTAGTTCCGCGAATACTAACGGGTGTCGTCCCCTTTTACGTCTTTAAATGGTTACAAAAAAGAGAGCTTAAAACTAAGACGTCACTTTTTCTAGCAGGGGTTTCTGGGTCATTAGTAAATACGATTTTAGTTATGAACCTCATTTACTTTGTTTTTCAAGATGCTTATGCCACCGCTAAACAAATGGAGGTTGGTGCTGGACTTTATAAAGCAGTGCTTTCTGTCATCTTGATAAACGGCGTACCAGAAGCACTTGTAGCAGGAATTGCGACAAGCGCCGTAGCTTTTATTCTGCTAAAGGTCTACCATAAAAATCGGACTTAA
- a CDS encoding NAD-dependent epimerase/dehydratase family protein, translating to MKPTFVVFGGSGFIGQAVCQEVINRNLPVVSISKHGKPREEELWMSSPLITWLSIDIFKDNSWKQYISDKTCCINLIGIFFENRKKGLTYDKMILLANQLISDEAEEKQAPYLFLSAKAGPCGYIEAKKKAEADLFMKKNQTIIIRSGLVTTKKRPFVYTQGVAIKISTHLPIIKRTANKVYPVPLKHLVTTIINESLAPSHKIIEDIR from the coding sequence ATGAAGCCCACTTTTGTCGTTTTTGGCGGCAGTGGTTTTATTGGACAAGCCGTCTGTCAAGAAGTGATTAATCGAAACCTTCCAGTTGTTAGTATTTCAAAACATGGTAAACCTAGAGAAGAAGAACTTTGGATGTCCTCTCCTCTGATTACTTGGCTAAGTATCGACATTTTTAAGGATAACTCTTGGAAACAGTATATCTCGGATAAAACATGTTGCATTAATCTTATTGGCATCTTTTTTGAAAATAGAAAAAAAGGATTAACCTACGATAAAATGATTCTTCTTGCCAATCAATTAATCAGTGATGAAGCAGAAGAAAAACAAGCACCTTATCTTTTCTTATCCGCAAAAGCTGGTCCCTGTGGTTATATTGAGGCAAAGAAAAAAGCCGAAGCTGATTTATTTATGAAGAAAAACCAAACTATTATTATTAGAAGTGGTTTAGTGACAACTAAGAAAAGACCTTTTGTTTACACACAAGGTGTTGCCATAAAAATCTCTACTCATTTACCTATTATCAAAAGGACTGCCAACAAAGTATACCCAGTCCCTTTGAAACATTTAGTTACAACTATTATCAATGAATCTTTAGCACCTAGTCACAAAATAATCGAAGACATTCGTTAA
- a CDS encoding phosphopantothenoylcysteine decarboxylase, producing MPTVLLGISASISAYKAADITSQLKKRNIDVEVIMTQNSTKIIPALTLQVLSKTHVHTDVMLEENPMEINHIDLVKRADLFLIAPASANIIGKIANGIADDMLSTTALAVHDIPKLIAPAMNTYMYENLAMQDNLETLTRYGYQLIEPKTSLLACGDYGKGALEDVDVIVNTVCQILNQPKE from the coding sequence ATGCCTACTGTTTTACTTGGTATTTCTGCTAGTATATCGGCCTATAAAGCGGCTGATATCACCAGTCAATTAAAGAAAAGAAACATCGATGTGGAAGTGATTATGACACAAAATAGCACAAAAATAATTCCAGCTTTAACACTCCAAGTTTTATCTAAAACTCACGTTCACACGGATGTGATGTTAGAAGAAAATCCCATGGAAATTAATCACATTGATCTTGTTAAACGAGCAGATTTATTTTTAATCGCCCCAGCTTCAGCCAATATTATCGGAAAAATCGCTAACGGTATCGCTGACGATATGCTCTCAACAACCGCTTTAGCTGTTCATGATATTCCAAAATTAATTGCTCCAGCCATGAATACTTATATGTATGAAAATCTTGCCATGCAAGATAATTTGGAAACATTAACTCGCTACGGTTATCAACTGATTGAACCTAAAACGAGTCTTCTAGCTTGCGGCGATTATGGTAAAGGTGCCTTGGAAGATGTGGATGTCATTGTTAACACTGTATGTCAGATTTTAAATCAACCTAAGGAGTAA
- a CDS encoding YlbF family regulator: protein MENREFQYEEKIAKSLDMLLTQLGENEVIKSYKEIAQKVDQHEGLKELVESIKRHQKDAVQYAHYDKPEAEKEAIRLANTKQKEFDEHPLVIVYREKLVEANDLLQYVTHLLEKNVNDGLEEKIEHKK from the coding sequence ATGGAAAATCGTGAATTTCAATATGAAGAAAAAATAGCTAAATCTTTAGATATGTTATTAACCCAACTTGGGGAAAATGAAGTGATTAAGTCATACAAAGAGATTGCTCAAAAAGTCGATCAACACGAAGGTTTAAAAGAATTAGTTGAAAGTATTAAACGTCATCAAAAAGATGCGGTTCAATACGCTCATTACGATAAGCCGGAAGCTGAAAAAGAGGCGATTCGTTTAGCTAATACCAAACAAAAAGAATTCGATGAACATCCTTTAGTGATTGTTTACCGAGAAAAACTAGTGGAAGCCAATGATTTACTTCAATATGTGACTCATTTATTAGAAAAAAACGTGAATGATGGTTTAGAAGAAAAAATAGAGCACAAGAAATAG
- a CDS encoding PadR family transcriptional regulator: MKQTQLLKGVLEGCVLAIIQKEKIYGYELVQELRKSGFDDIVGGTVYPLLQKLEKQEAIKGEMEPSPDGPDRKYYTLTQMGEERLISFKEQWQELTKNVNHMLKEEGEK, encoded by the coding sequence GTGAAGCAGACGCAATTATTAAAAGGAGTTCTCGAAGGTTGTGTTTTAGCCATCATTCAAAAAGAAAAAATTTATGGTTATGAATTAGTACAAGAACTCAGAAAGTCAGGATTTGATGATATTGTTGGTGGCACGGTTTATCCTTTACTACAAAAGTTAGAAAAACAAGAAGCAATCAAAGGTGAAATGGAACCGTCTCCTGATGGACCAGATCGAAAATACTATACATTAACCCAAATGGGTGAGGAAAGATTAATTTCATTCAAAGAGCAGTGGCAAGAGTTAACCAAAAATGTGAATCATATGTTAAAAGAAGAGGGAGAAAAATAA
- the coaB gene encoding phosphopantothenate--cysteine ligase, with protein MNILITSGGTSEKIDDVRHLTNHATGRLGKEIAQALEEDGITIHYVHGPKAVLPKASNCQFYPIASVSELYTIMEKLLTTISFDYVIHSMAVSDYELDAATDEVLLAQTIAQYVMKQSFTTEAELTEIIKNSLFDSEALQQKAQKKISSKNEKLILMMKKAPKVIGHIKQWQPETHLIGFKLLVDVSEEHLVSIAQESITKNQADLILANDLTQISDNQHHALLVSKNGIEQRFSTKQDIAQGIKKIILSN; from the coding sequence ATGAATATTTTAATTACTTCTGGCGGGACATCTGAAAAAATAGATGATGTCCGCCATTTAACAAATCATGCAACAGGTCGTTTAGGAAAAGAAATTGCACAAGCCTTAGAAGAAGATGGCATTACCATTCACTATGTTCACGGTCCAAAAGCCGTCTTACCTAAAGCTAGCAACTGTCAATTTTACCCAATTGCCTCTGTTTCAGAACTATATACGATCATGGAAAAGCTTTTAACAACGATTTCTTTTGATTACGTAATTCATAGTATGGCTGTCAGTGATTATGAGCTAGATGCAGCAACAGACGAAGTATTACTAGCTCAGACCATCGCTCAATATGTGATGAAGCAGTCATTTACAACAGAAGCTGAACTGACAGAAATTATTAAAAATAGCTTATTTGATTCGGAAGCCCTTCAACAAAAAGCTCAAAAGAAAATAAGTTCAAAAAACGAGAAACTCATTTTAATGATGAAGAAAGCACCAAAAGTAATTGGTCATATCAAACAGTGGCAACCTGAGACTCATTTGATTGGCTTTAAATTACTGGTGGATGTTTCAGAAGAACATCTCGTTTCGATTGCTCAAGAAAGCATCACAAAAAATCAAGCAGACTTGATTCTTGCCAATGATTTAACTCAAATTAGCGATAATCAGCATCATGCGTTACTGGTTTCTAAAAATGGGATTGAACAACGTTTTTCAACTAAACAAGACATCGCTCAAGGTATCAAAAAAATTATTTTATCAAACTAA
- the thiT gene encoding energy-coupled thiamine transporter ThiT has protein sequence MQSSTSRGWLEGAIAAAFAMALSFIPLKFGPGFSISIGMLPIIVYSLRRGFKPGLYSGLIWGLLHFLLGKAYILTVSQALIEYLLAYTFIGFAGLFHVQLQKELRSKSGKVWLTLLMGTVVGTLARYVCHFLAGVIFWGKYALWGLSPVTYSLVINGTSAVLTSLATYAIVLLLAKKSPKIFIP, from the coding sequence ATGCAATCATCAACATCAAGAGGTTGGTTAGAAGGAGCAATCGCCGCAGCATTTGCTATGGCATTATCATTTATACCGCTCAAGTTTGGACCGGGTTTCTCGATTTCTATCGGCATGCTACCCATCATCGTTTACTCTTTAAGAAGGGGATTTAAACCGGGCTTATATAGCGGTTTGATTTGGGGATTACTACATTTTCTGCTCGGGAAAGCCTATATATTAACTGTGTCTCAAGCGTTGATTGAGTATTTATTAGCCTATACATTTATTGGGTTTGCTGGCTTATTTCATGTCCAATTACAAAAAGAACTGCGCTCTAAAAGTGGAAAAGTTTGGCTGACACTTTTAATGGGAACCGTAGTAGGAACCTTGGCGCGTTATGTTTGTCATTTTTTAGCAGGGGTTATTTTCTGGGGGAAATACGCGCTATGGGGGTTAAGTCCAGTGACTTATTCATTAGTAATCAATGGAACAAGTGCAGTTTTAACGTCATTAGCAACCTATGCAATTGTGTTGTTACTAGCTAAAAAGAGTCCTAAAATTTTTATACCATAG
- a CDS encoding TIGR00282 family metallophosphoesterase → MRILFCGDVVGSLGRDTITTYLPKLKKKYRPQVTIINGENAAAGRGITEKIYKKFLQDGADVVTLGNHTWDNHQIFEFIDEAKKMVRPANFPKATTPGVGMVFVKVNQVELAVINLQARAFMTAIDDPFTVIDELIEEASARTPNIFVDFHGETTSEKQAMAWYIDGRVSAIVGTHTHVQTNDARILPQGTGYITDVGMTGPYDGILGMDRTAVIEKFRTALPHRFEVVTEGRELLSYCVIDIDDATGKTKKIEANMINPDRRFKE, encoded by the coding sequence ATGCGAATTTTATTTTGCGGAGACGTAGTAGGATCATTAGGAAGAGACACAATTACCACTTATTTACCAAAATTAAAAAAGAAGTACCGCCCACAAGTTACCATTATAAATGGTGAAAATGCAGCAGCAGGTCGCGGTATTACTGAAAAAATATATAAAAAATTCCTTCAAGATGGGGCCGATGTGGTGACTCTAGGAAATCATACGTGGGACAATCATCAAATTTTTGAATTTATTGACGAAGCTAAAAAAATGGTGCGTCCAGCTAACTTCCCTAAAGCCACAACACCAGGCGTTGGAATGGTGTTTGTTAAGGTTAATCAAGTAGAACTTGCGGTGATTAATTTACAAGCCAGAGCCTTTATGACAGCGATTGACGACCCTTTTACTGTAATTGATGAATTAATCGAAGAAGCGAGCGCGCGAACACCGAATATTTTTGTGGATTTCCACGGAGAAACAACTAGTGAAAAACAAGCCATGGCTTGGTATATTGATGGTCGTGTCTCAGCAATTGTGGGAACTCATACCCACGTTCAAACCAATGATGCCAGAATTTTACCACAGGGAACAGGTTATATTACTGACGTTGGGATGACTGGTCCTTATGATGGGATTTTAGGGATGGACCGTACAGCTGTAATTGAGAAGTTTAGAACAGCGTTACCACATCGTTTTGAAGTCGTAACAGAAGGTCGCGAGTTACTATCTTATTGTGTGATTGATATTGATGATGCCACAGGTAAGACGAAAAAAATTGAAGCAAATATGATTAACCCAGATCGTCGATTTAAAGAATAG
- a CDS encoding DUF2871 domain-containing protein, translating into MKKLVRTSMTYMIAGLASGLFYREFTKINDFQGKSQLGTLHTHILILGMFFFLIVLLLEKAFKLSEHKHYKKFYALYNSGLGITLLMMLTHGIMTVLGKADSPMIAGIAGLGHIFLTIGLGFFFAALMGQVGKQEKA; encoded by the coding sequence ATGAAAAAATTAGTACGAACAAGCATGACATATATGATTGCAGGGCTTGCTTCAGGATTATTTTACCGAGAATTTACGAAAATAAATGATTTCCAAGGAAAAAGTCAATTAGGTACACTGCACACTCACATTTTAATTTTAGGGATGTTTTTCTTCTTAATTGTTTTACTACTTGAAAAAGCCTTTAAATTAAGCGAGCACAAACACTATAAAAAATTCTACGCGCTTTACAATAGCGGTTTAGGAATCACGCTACTTATGATGCTGACTCATGGAATTATGACCGTTTTAGGTAAAGCTGATTCACCCATGATTGCCGGAATTGCTGGACTTGGACATATCTTCTTAACAATCGGTTTAGGATTTTTCTTTGCTGCTTTAATGGGGCAAGTTGGAAAACAGGAAAAAGCATAA
- the mutL gene encoding DNA mismatch repair endonuclease MutL produces MTKIEELSQTLANQIAAGEVVERPASVVKELVENAIDAGSTQIDIFLEESGLKKIQIVDNGEGIEADDVLNAFKRHATSKIHSRDDLFRIRSLGFRGEALPSIASVSEVTLETSTGVGDGSYLFLSGGEVKEHKPHSLRKGTNITVENLFFNTPARLKYVKTLQTELANVGDIVNRLAMSHPNVAFRLVHDGNKMLTTTGSGDLKQTIAGIYGVATAKKMLEINREDLDFHLSGYISLPEVTRASRNYLSLIINGRYIKNYVLNKAIVEGYGSKLMVGRFPLVVLQIEMDPLLVDVNVHPTKQEVRLSKEKELVVLIREAIREVLSDQLLIPNASDSAPYRKRLAQEDKVEQLGFNFSERKPRIEPAKDVVPSDLIFDQTTGDFYVKKDQTNSLSKEPVITYEKESRPHFTEEKTSFHVEEDHVSEELNQTMSETNPSEKKDVFPDLDYFGQMHGTYLFAQNEEGLFIIDQHAAQERVKYEYFRKKIGEVTNDLQELLVPIVLDYSADDLIRIKESLPVLEEVGIILEDFGNNSLIVRAHPTWYIKGQEESIIREMIDIFLETGKVSVAKFREDTAIMMSCKRSIKANHYLDEKQARALLEDLKYCENPFNCPHGRPVLIRFTNNDMEKMFKRIQDPH; encoded by the coding sequence ATGACGAAAATTGAAGAATTATCTCAAACGCTTGCCAATCAGATTGCCGCAGGTGAGGTAGTTGAACGCCCTGCATCAGTTGTCAAAGAATTAGTAGAAAATGCCATTGATGCTGGGAGTACTCAAATTGATATCTTTTTAGAAGAATCAGGCTTAAAGAAAATTCAAATCGTGGATAACGGGGAAGGCATTGAAGCGGATGACGTGTTGAATGCTTTCAAGCGCCACGCCACAAGTAAAATTCATAGTCGAGATGATTTGTTTAGAATTAGATCACTAGGATTCCGTGGGGAGGCTTTACCCAGTATTGCCTCAGTCTCAGAAGTAACGTTGGAAACATCCACAGGAGTAGGCGACGGGAGTTATCTTTTCTTATCTGGTGGTGAGGTGAAGGAGCATAAACCTCATTCTCTTAGAAAAGGAACGAATATTACTGTTGAAAATTTATTTTTCAACACGCCAGCTCGTTTGAAATATGTTAAAACCCTTCAAACTGAGTTAGCTAATGTGGGAGATATTGTTAATCGACTAGCCATGAGTCATCCTAATGTGGCTTTTCGTCTTGTTCATGATGGTAATAAAATGCTAACAACAACAGGTAGTGGGGATTTAAAACAGACCATTGCGGGAATTTACGGGGTAGCGACAGCTAAGAAAATGTTAGAAATTAACCGAGAAGATTTGGACTTTCATTTATCAGGTTATATTTCGCTACCCGAAGTCACTAGAGCGAGTCGTAATTACTTGTCTTTGATTATTAATGGTCGCTATATCAAAAATTATGTCCTCAATAAAGCAATTGTTGAAGGTTACGGCTCTAAATTAATGGTGGGGCGTTTTCCTTTAGTTGTTCTGCAAATTGAAATGGACCCTTTACTGGTGGATGTGAACGTTCATCCCACCAAACAAGAAGTTCGTTTGAGCAAGGAAAAAGAATTGGTTGTCTTAATTCGTGAGGCGATTCGCGAGGTGTTAAGTGATCAGCTGCTAATTCCAAACGCAAGTGACAGTGCGCCTTACAGAAAACGTCTCGCGCAAGAAGATAAAGTCGAACAATTAGGCTTTAATTTTTCGGAAAGAAAACCAAGAATAGAACCAGCTAAAGACGTTGTACCAAGTGATTTGATTTTTGATCAAACAACGGGTGATTTCTACGTGAAAAAGGACCAGACGAACTCATTATCAAAAGAACCTGTGATTACTTATGAAAAAGAAAGTCGCCCGCATTTTACGGAAGAAAAAACATCTTTTCATGTGGAAGAAGATCATGTATCAGAAGAATTAAATCAAACAATGAGTGAAACAAATCCTTCTGAAAAGAAAGATGTTTTTCCAGATTTAGATTATTTTGGACAAATGCACGGAACTTATTTGTTTGCTCAAAATGAAGAAGGGCTATTTATCATTGATCAACATGCCGCACAAGAACGAGTGAAATATGAATATTTCAGAAAAAAAATCGGTGAAGTAACCAATGATTTACAAGAATTACTTGTGCCAATTGTTCTGGATTATTCGGCGGATGATTTAATTCGAATCAAAGAAAGTCTACCTGTTCTTGAAGAAGTGGGCATTATTTTAGAAGATTTTGGTAATAATAGTTTAATCGTCAGAGCCCATCCCACTTGGTACATCAAAGGGCAAGAAGAGAGTATCATTCGAGAGATGATTGATATCTTTTTAGAAACAGGAAAAGTTAGTGTGGCGAAATTTAGAGAAGATACAGCGATTATGATGAGCTGTAAACGATCAATTAAAGCCAATCACTACTTAGATGAAAAACAGGCAAGAGCCTTATTGGAGGATTTAAAATATTGT